AGTCGGCGAAGGCCGCGCATTCCCAGCGCTCCATGGTGCCGGCGCGCCAGCACAGGTAGTGCGCGTAGGGGCTGGGGGCGTCGATGTCGAACAGGCGCACCAGCGTGCCCTGCTCCAGCCAGGGCGCGGCGAGCTTCAGGCGCACCGGGGCCACGCCCATGCCGGCGGCGGCGGCGTCGCACATCAGGCCCACGTCGTTGAACTGCGAGCCTTCGTTGGGCTCGGTCCAGGCGAGGCCGGCGGCGGCGAACCAGGTACGCCAGGGCTCCAGCGGACTGCGCAGCAGGGGCAGGCCTTCCAGGTCCTCGGGGCGCTCGAAGGGACCGTGCTCGCGCACGAAGCCGGGCGAGGCCAGCGGCGTGAGCACGTCGCGCGCGATCTCCACGTGCTCCATGTCGGCGTAGTGGCCGGGGCCGTAGCGCACGACGAGGTCGGCGTCCTCGGCCACCACGTCCAGCAGCGGGATGGAGACGTGCAGCGCCAGGTCGATCTCGGGGTAGGTCTCGGTGAACTGGCGCAGGCGCGGGATCAGGATGACGCGCGCGAAGGTGGGCGTGACGGCGAGCTTGAGCCGCCGCCGCCCGGGGCTGACGGCGTGGCCCGGCAGGCGCTGCAGCGCCGACAGGCCCTCGCGCACCTGCGCGAGGTAGCTGCTGCCCTCGGTGGTCAGGGAGAAGTCGGACCGCCCGAACAGCCGCGTGCCCAGGATCTGCTCCAGCTGCTTGACGCGGTGGCTCACGGCGCTGGGCGTGACGCACAGCTCGTCGGCCGTCTGCGTCACGCTGCGCAGGCGCGCCAGGGCCTCGAAGGTGAGCAGGCACTGGATGGGCGGTATGCGCCGTGCCGCGCTGGCGCTGAACGGGGCGGCGGCCATCAGCGGAACACCACGGTCTTGTGGCCGTTGAGCAGCACGCGGTGCTCGCTGTGCCACTTCACGGCGCGTGCCAGCACCTGGCTTTCGGTGTCGCGCCCGCGTGCCGTCAGGTCCTCGACGGTGTCCGTGTGGTCGGCGCGCGCCACGTCTTGTTCGATAATCGGCCCCTCGTCGAGGTCGGCGGTGACGTAGTGGGCGGTGGCTCCGATGAGCTTCACGCCCCGGTCGTGGGCCTGGTAGTAGGGCTTGGCGCCCTTGAAGCTGGGCAGGAAGCTGTGGTGGATGTTGATCGCGCGGCCGGCCAGCCTGGCGCACAGCTCGTTGGACAGTACTTGCATGTAGCGCGCCAGCACCACCAGCTCCGCCCCTTCGGACTCGATGATCTCGTACTGCCGCGCCTCGGCCTGGGCCTTGGTGGCGGCCGTGACCGGGATGTGGTGGAAGGGGATGTTGTAGCTGGCCGCCAGCTGGTAGAAGTCGCGGTGGTTGCTGATGATGGCGCGCACGTCGATGGGCAGCAGGCCGCTCTTGACGCGGAACAGCAGGTCATTGAGGCAGTGGCCTTCGCGGCTGACCAGGAGCACGGTGCGCATGGCCTCGGCCTTGGCGTGCAGGCTCCAGCGCATGGCATAGGGTTCGGCGAAGCGCGCCAGGTGCTCTTTGAGCGTGGCGCCGTCGTGCTGCGAGCAGGCGAACTGCACGCGCATGAAGAACAGGCCGGTGGCGTCGTCGTTGTATTGGGCGGCTTCCTCGATGTTGCCGCCGTGTTCGAGCAGGAAGCCCGATACGGCGTGCACCAGCCCGAGGCGGTCGGGGCAGGACAGGGTAAGGATGTAGGCGGGGGTCATGGCGCGGATTGTCGCAGCAGGCTCCGGGCCCTTTGCGGAGTGGCGATGGGATCGAATGCGCCGGGGGCCGTCCCCCGGATAGCCCCCTGGTGGGGCATGGCACTGTACCTGCTGGCGGGAGCGGTCTGGGTGGCCGTGGGCGACGGGCTGCTGGCCCACTGGGTGCAGGACCCGCATCTGCTGGCGCGCTGGCAGACCTTCAAGGGCTGGCTGTACGTGGCGTTCACGGGCGTGCTGGCGTGGTGGCTGCTCACGCGCATGCGCAGCGCCGAGCGCGCGCGCTCGGCGCTGGCGCAGGAGCGCGTGCAGATCGAGCGCCACGCGCCGGTGGGCATCGCGCGCGTGGAGCCCGCCGGCATGCGCTTTCTTTCCGCCAACGAGCGGCTGTGCGCCTGGCTGGAGCTGCCGCCGCAGGCCATCGTCCAGCGCCATTTCGACGAGCTGGTGGCGCCCGACGACCGCGCCTCGGCGCAGCGCCAGCTCCAGCAGCTGCTGTCCGGGCAGGCCGGGCACTTCCAGGGTGAGCGCCTGTGCCTGCGCGCGGGAGGTGGGCCGCCCCTGCCCGTGCTGTGCACGGTGAGCCTCGTGCCGGCCGCGCAGGACGAGCCGGCGCACCTGCTGTGCGTGCTGCAGGACATGGGCGGGATCAACGCCGCCCGCGCGGCGCTCGCGCGCAGCGAGAACATCCTGCGCCTGGCGCTCGACGGCAGCGGCAGCGGCATGTGGGACTGGGACCTGGCGCAGCGCCGCATCACCGGCTCACAGGGCCTGCTGCGCCTGCTGCGCTACCGGGGCGCCGAGCTGCCCCGGGGGCTGAACCTGCTGCGCCGCGTGCACCCTGAGGACCGCCACCGCCTGCACCGTGCCGTGCAGCGGGCCATTGCCGCCGGCGGATCGTTCGACGAGACGGCGCGCCTGCAGCGCTTCGACGGCAGCTACTGCTGGTTCCAGGCGCGCGGCCAGTGCCACCGCGACGCCCAGGGGCGGCCGGAGCGCTTCTCCGGCATCCTTGCCGACCTGACGGACCTCCGCACCGCCGAGGAGCGCCAGCGCCTGGCCAGCACCGTGCTCGACAACGCCGTCGAGGGCGTCGTCGTGGCCGACGCGCACGCCCGCATCCTTTCGATCAACCCCGTGGTCACGCGCGTGCTCGGCTACACCGAGGAGGAACTGCTGGGCCGCAACCCGCGCGTGTTCCAGTCGGGGCGGCACGACAAGGCCTTCTACGAGACCATGTGGGAGGCGGTGCGCCGCACGGGCCACTGGCAGGGCGAGATCTGGAACCGGCGCAAGAACGGCGAGATCTTCCCGGAGCGCATGTCGCTGTCGGCCGTACGCGATGCCCAGGGCGCGGTGACGCACTACGTGTGCATGTTCAGCGACATATCGCAGGAAAAGGCCCAGCACCAGCGCCTGGAGTTCCTGTCGCACCGCGACAGCCTGACCGGCCTGCCCAACCGCGCCTGGTTCGTCGAGCAGCTCGGGCAGGCCCTGTGCCAGGCCCAGGTCCATGGCGAGCAGATGGCCGTGCTGCTGCTCAACCTCGACCGCTTCAAGGACGTGAACGACAGCTATGGCCATGCGGTGGGCGACGAGGTGCTCAGGCACATCACCGCCCAGGTGTGCATGAGCCTGCGCCCGGGCGACCTCGTGGGGCGCATGGCGGGCGACGAGATCGCGGTGCTGGCGCGCAACCTGCGCCACAGCGACGGCGCGGCGGCCGTGGCTCAGTACATGATCGCCGCGGCCAGCAAGCCCTGGCGCACGCCCGACGGCATCGAGGTGGTGGCCGGGGTGAGCGTGGGCATCAGCATGTTTCCCGAGCATGCCCGGACGGCCGAGCAGCTGCTGCAGGGTGCGCATTCCGCCGTGTACGGCGCCAAGGCCCGCGGGCGCGGCGCCCATTGTTTCTTCGACGAATCCATGATCCAGGCCGCGCGCGAGCGGCTGGAGATAGAGGCGCGGCTGCGCTCGGCCCTGGCGCAGGGCCATTTGCGGCTGTACTACCAGCCGCAGGTGGACATCGCCACGGGCCGCATCGTGGGCGCCGAGGCGCTGCTGCGCTGGCTCGACCCCGAGGAGGGCGTCATCTCGCCCGCGCGCTTCATCTCCGTGGCGGAGACCTCGGGCGTGATCGGCCCGCTGGGCCGCTGGGTCATGCAGGAGGCCTGCAGCCAGGGCCAGCGCTGGCGCGCGGCCGGCCTGCCCGGGATCCGGCTCGCGGTCAACGTATCGCCGTACCAGTTCCAGCTGACCGACGTGGCGGCCTGCGCCGCCCAGGCGCTGGAGGACAGCGGCCTGCCGCCCCATTGCCTGGAGCTGGAGCTGACCGAGTCGGCGCTGGCCGAGCGGCCCGAGGCCATGCGCCAGGTGCTGCAGCGCCTGCAGGCGCTGGGGGTGCGCATCGCGGTGGACGACTTCGGCACCGGCTACTCCTCGCTGGCGCACCTCAAGCGCTTCCCGATCGACGCGCTCAAGATCGACCAGGGCTTCATCCGGGACATCCCGAGCAGCGCGGACGACATGGCCATCAGCGCGACCATCATCGCCATGGGGCGCAGCCTGGGCCTGACGGTGCTCGCCGAAGGCGTGGAGACGCCCGAGCAACTGGCCTTCCTGCGCGCGCGCGGCTGCGACAGCTACCAGGGCTACCTGTGCAGCCGGCCCGTGCCGGCAGAGCAGTTCGGCGCGCTGCTGCAGGCGCAGGCGTGACTACCGCACGGGCGTAGCCGTGCCGGGCCCGCGCAGCGGCGCGCAGTAGTCCTGCGGCGCCAGGGCGGGCGTCGCGTGGATGTAGTTTGCTTCCGATTCAATAGCTGATGGCGCTTGTCCCGCCTGCGCTATGGCCGTTTTCGACGTAAACCATGCCGGCAGCCAGGTGGGCACGCCCAGGTCGCGCCGCACATGGCCGAAGCCGGCCACCAGCAGCACCGTGCGGCCGCTCTGGCGCGCATCCAGCACGGCCCGGGCCATGCTCGCGTCGCGCGCGAGCTGCACGCGCACCATGGGCATCAGGCGGTCGGGCGGCAGCAGGCCGCAGTGGCCCTCGGCGATGGCCTCGCGCTGCAGCGCCAGCGCGGCGGGGGGCAGGTGGGCATCCAGCGCCGCATCCTGCATGGCCGCGCGCATGCGGCTGCGCGGCAGGTTGCCGCCGCGCACCGGCACGCCCGCCGCCACCGCGGCCATCACCACGGGGGCGTAGCGCTGCCAGGGCCAGGCGTCCCCGTTCCAGCGCAGGGCGGCGCGCACCTGGGCCGCGCCAGCGTCCGGGGGCAGGCCGTCGGTGCCCTGGCCGGCGTCCGCCATCTCGACCACCAGCGCCGCCAGGCGGCCGCGCTCGGCCAGCCAGCGCACGGTGCCCTGCTGCCAGCGCTGGTGGGCGGCGGCATCGTGCTGCTCGCCCAGCAGCAGCGCGTCCACGGCGGGCCAGCGCTCGAGCTGCGCCTGCCAGGCGGCGTCAAGGGGCGGCGGTGCGGAAGGGAGGGCCGCGCAGCCGGGCAGCAGGAGCAGGGCGAGCAGCAAAGGGGGCAGCAGGCTGCCCGGGCGGGGGAGGCGGGGGATGGTCGGTCGCATGCCGGGATGGTAGGCGTGGCGGCAATGCAACCGATCGTAAATTCCTCTTGCGCCGCCGCGAATCGGGCCCGTAATGCGCGCAATTTCCCATGGGCCGAGGCTGGCGTGCTACAGGAATAGAAGGAAGCCGGGGCATGCCGCGGGCGGTTGGCGCAGGGTCTTGATACGGGTTCGGGGCAGGGGGCCTCCGGCCGGTGTACAAACGGGGATTGCCGCCGCGCCCGGGTCGCGGCGTGCCCGTCAGACCCCCTTTCGGAGCCCCATCCATGCAACGTGAAACCACCGACCTCGCCCCCAGCCTGTCCACCCAGCCCATCAGCATGGATGTGCTGAAGGAGAAATACTTCAAGGACGGCGAGAGCGATGTCGAGGACCTGTTCCGCCGCGTGGCTCGGGCCCTGGCCTCGGTGGAGCGCGAGGACATCCGCGAGGCCATGCAGGCGCGCTTCCTGGACAACCTGCGCGCCGGCGCCATCGGCGCGGGGCGCATCATGAGCGCCGCCGGCACCGACATCCAGGCCACCCTGATCAACTGCTTCGTGCAGCCCGTGGGCGACTGCATCCAGGGCGTGGACGATGCCGGCTACCCCGGCATCTACGAGGCCCTGCGCGAGGCCGCCGAGACCATGCGCCGCGGCGGCGGCGTGGGCTACGACTTCTCGCGCATCCGCCCGCGCGGCGCCATGGTCAAGGGCACGGCGTCCATGGCCTCGGGGCCGTGCAGCTACATCAACGTGTTCGACCAGTCCTGCTCCACCGTGGAGAGCGCGGGCGCGCGCCGCGGCGCGCAGATGGGTGTGCTGCGCATCGACCACCCGGACGTGCTGGACTTCATCACCGCCAAGCGCACGCCCGGGCGCTGGAACAACTTCAACGTCTCGGTGGGCGTGCCCGACGCCTTCATGCAGGCCGTGGAGCAGGACCGCGAATGGGAGCTGGTGCACAGCGCTGCTCCGGGCGCCGAACTGCTCAAGGAGGGCGCGCGCCAGCGCGCCGACGGCCAGTGGATTTACCGCACGGTGCGCGCGCGCGAACTGTGGGACACCATCATGAAGTCGGCCTACGACTTCGCCGAGCCCGGCATCCTGTTCCTGGACCAGATCAACACCGACAACAACCTGCACTACACCGAGACCATCCAGGCCACCAACCCCTGCGGCGAGCAGCCGCTGCCGCCCTATGGCTGCTGCGACCTGGGGCCCATCATCCTCACGCGCTTCGTGCGCAACCCCTTCGGCCTGCATGGCGAGGCGTCGTTCGACTTCGACGCCTTCGAGCAGGCCGTGGCGACCCAGGTGCGGGCGCTCGACAATGTGCTCGACGTCACCTTCTGGCCGCTGCCGCAGCAGCAGGCCGAGGCCGCCGCCAAGCGCCGCATCGGCGTGGGCTTCACCGGCATGGGCAACACCCTGGCCATGCTGTGCAAGCGCTACGACCGCCAGGACGGGCGCGACATGGCCGTGAAGATCGCCGAGCGCATGCGCAACGCCGCCTACCGCGCCTCCGTGGAGCTGGCCAAGGAAAAGGGCGCCTTCCCCAAGTTCCAGGCCGACGGCTACCTGGCCAAGGGCACCTTCGCCAGCCGCCTGCCCGAGGACATCCAGAAGCAGATTCGTAAGCACGGCATCCGCAACAGCCACCTGCTGTCCATCGCGCCTACGGGCACGGTGAGCCTGGCTTTCGCGGACAACGCCTCCAACGGCATCGAGCCGCCGTTCTCCTGGACCTACACGCGCAGGAAACGCGAGGCCGACGGCAGCAAGAGCGAATACGTGGTCGAGGACTACGCCTGGCGCTTGTACAAGACGCTGGGCGGCGACGTGAACCAGCTGCCCGCGTACTTCGTGAGCGCCATGGACATGGCCGCCGCCGACCATGTGGCCATGATGGAGGCCGTGCAGCCCTATGTGGACACGGCCATCTCCAAGACCGTCAACGTGCCCGAGGACTACCCCTACGACGACTTCAAGGGCCTGTACATGCAGGCCTGGCACTCGGGCCTGAAGGGCCTGGCCACCTACCGCCCCAACAGCATCCTGGGCGCGGTGCTGGAGGTGCCGGCCGCCGAGGCCAAGCCCGCCAAGAGCGAGCCCGCGCCCGAGCCGGTCCAGCCCTTCGATCCGATGCGCGTCGTGATCGAGAGCCGGCCCAAGGGCGGCCTGTCGGCCGTGGCCGAGAAGATCGAATACTGGACGCAGGAAGGGCACAAGCGCCTGTACCTCATCGTCTCCTTCCTGCCCGTGCCCGACGGGCATGGCGGCACGGTGGACCGCGCCATCGAGTTCTTCATGCCCGTGGGCCAGAGCAGCGAGTCGCAGCAGTGGATCACCTCCAGCATGCGCCTCTTGTCGCTGGCCGCGCGCGGCGGCTTCCTGGAGCGCGCGCTGTCCGACATGCGCAAGGTGGCCTGGGACCGCGGCCCCGTGCGCCTGGGCACCTACCAGCGTGCCGACGGCGCCCAGGTGCCGCTGTGGCACGACTCCGAGGTGGCCGCCGTCGCCTATGCCGTGCAGAACATCCTGGCGCGCCGCGCCGAGGCGCCGCAGCAGCAGGTGCTGCCGCTGGACGAGCCCGACATGCCCGCCGGCATGCCGCCTGCCATGGCCGGCAAGAAATGCCAGGAATGCGGCGCCCACGCCGTGATCCGCAAGGACGGCTGCGACTACTGCACCCAGTGCGGCGCCCTGGGCAGCTGCGGCTGACCTCGTGCACGACCCCGCGCGGCGGCAAGGCGCGGATGCTATTCAAAAGATAGCTATTTGCGCCTGCTGCATACGCCGTAAGGTCTGATTTGACCAGTGGCGGCATAGCCCGCATGGATGGCATGGGCGGCCTGATGATGGTCAAGACGCCCCGCGGCCAGACGCCTACACTCGCGCCATGCGCAAGAAACCCACGCTGTCGACCAAGCTGCTGGCCATGGGCACGGTGTTCCTGCTCGTGGCCCTGGCCTCCATCGGCTTCACGCTGTGGGTCACCTGGCAGCTCGAGGGCGGCGCAGCGGCCGTCAATGAGGCGGGCCGCCTGCGCATGAACATGCTGCGCATGATCCTGGCGCAGCAGAACGAATCGCCCCAGGAATTCGCGCGGCTGAAGCAGCGCTTCAACGACGGGCTGGAGCTGCTGCGCACCGGGGACCCCGCGCGCCCCCTGTTCGTGCCCTGGAACGACGAGACCCGCACGCAGTACGAGCACATCCGCTCGCAATGGCTTTTGCTGCAGCAGGAATGGAAGATGTCCCTGCCGCAGGAGAGCGGCGCCGCCGCCGTGGCGCGCGGCGACGCCTTCGTGAGCGAGATCGACGGCTTCGTGCAGGCCATCGAGGTGCGCATCATGCGCTGGACCGCGGTGCTGCACCTGTTCCACCTGTTTCTCGTGGCCCTGGCCATAGGTTCGGCCGTGGCCTTCATGGCGCTGAGCTATCTGCTGGTGCTCAATCCCGTGACGCGGCTGCAGCAGGCGCTTGGCCGCGTGCGCCAGGGCGACCTGGGCACGCGCCTGGAGGTGGAGACGGAGGACGAGTTCGGCCAGCTGGCGGCCGGCTTCAACCTCATGGCGCATGCGCTGCAGGCCTCGCACGAGGGCCTGGAGCGCAAGGTGCGCGAGAAGACCGCCACCATCGAGGTGCGCAACCAGCGCCTGTCCGCGCTCTACGCCGTGAGCGCGCTGGCGGGCGAGGCCGGCAGCCTGGAGGCCCTGGCCCAGGGCTTCGTGCAGCAGATCCGCAGCGTGGCCGGCTGCGATGCCGCCGCGCTGCGCTGGTCGGACGAGGCCAACCAGCGCTACGTGCTGCTGGCCGCCGACGGCCTGCCCAAGTCCCTGGCTGAGGAGGAGCACTGCCTGAACACCGGCACCTGCGAATGCGGCCAGGCGCAGGAACGGGCGCGCATGCGCGTGATCCCCATCGTCCCGGCGGGAAGGCTGCAGCTGCCGCACTGCCGCGAGGCCGGCTACGAGACCGTGGTCAGCATCCCCGTGCAGCTGCACCAGCGGCTGCTGGGCGAGGTGACGCTGTTCTTCCGCACCACGCTGGACCTGTCCGAGGACATGCGCGAGCTGCTGTCCACCATGGCGCGGCACCTGGCGAGTTCCATGGAGGGGCTGCGCGCCACGGCGCTCGAACGCGAGGCCGCCGTGGCCGAGGAGCGCAGCCTGATCGCGCGCGAGCTGCACGACTCGATCGCCCAGTCGCT
This region of Alicycliphilus denitrificans K601 genomic DNA includes:
- a CDS encoding ChaN family lipoprotein — encoded protein: MRPTIPRLPRPGSLLPPLLLALLLLPGCAALPSAPPPLDAAWQAQLERWPAVDALLLGEQHDAAAHQRWQQGTVRWLAERGRLAALVVEMADAGQGTDGLPPDAGAAQVRAALRWNGDAWPWQRYAPVVMAAVAAGVPVRGGNLPRSRMRAAMQDAALDAHLPPAALALQREAIAEGHCGLLPPDRLMPMVRVQLARDASMARAVLDARQSGRTVLLVAGFGHVRRDLGVPTWLPAWFTSKTAIAQAGQAPSAIESEANYIHATPALAPQDYCAPLRGPGTATPVR
- a CDS encoding LysR substrate-binding domain-containing protein, whose translation is MAAAPFSASAARRIPPIQCLLTFEALARLRSVTQTADELCVTPSAVSHRVKQLEQILGTRLFGRSDFSLTTEGSSYLAQVREGLSALQRLPGHAVSPGRRRLKLAVTPTFARVILIPRLRQFTETYPEIDLALHVSIPLLDVVAEDADLVVRYGPGHYADMEHVEIARDVLTPLASPGFVREHGPFERPEDLEGLPLLRSPLEPWRTWFAAAGLAWTEPNEGSQFNDVGLMCDAAAAGMGVAPVRLKLAAPWLEQGTLVRLFDIDAPSPYAHYLCWRAGTMERWECAAFADWLRRSMA
- the purU gene encoding formyltetrahydrofolate deformylase, with the translated sequence MTPAYILTLSCPDRLGLVHAVSGFLLEHGGNIEEAAQYNDDATGLFFMRVQFACSQHDGATLKEHLARFAEPYAMRWSLHAKAEAMRTVLLVSREGHCLNDLLFRVKSGLLPIDVRAIISNHRDFYQLAASYNIPFHHIPVTAATKAQAEARQYEIIESEGAELVVLARYMQVLSNELCARLAGRAINIHHSFLPSFKGAKPYYQAHDRGVKLIGATAHYVTADLDEGPIIEQDVARADHTDTVEDLTARGRDTESQVLARAVKWHSEHRVLLNGHKTVVFR
- a CDS encoding sensor domain-containing protein, translated to MGSNAPGAVPRIAPWWGMALYLLAGAVWVAVGDGLLAHWVQDPHLLARWQTFKGWLYVAFTGVLAWWLLTRMRSAERARSALAQERVQIERHAPVGIARVEPAGMRFLSANERLCAWLELPPQAIVQRHFDELVAPDDRASAQRQLQQLLSGQAGHFQGERLCLRAGGGPPLPVLCTVSLVPAAQDEPAHLLCVLQDMGGINAARAALARSENILRLALDGSGSGMWDWDLAQRRITGSQGLLRLLRYRGAELPRGLNLLRRVHPEDRHRLHRAVQRAIAAGGSFDETARLQRFDGSYCWFQARGQCHRDAQGRPERFSGILADLTDLRTAEERQRLASTVLDNAVEGVVVADAHARILSINPVVTRVLGYTEEELLGRNPRVFQSGRHDKAFYETMWEAVRRTGHWQGEIWNRRKNGEIFPERMSLSAVRDAQGAVTHYVCMFSDISQEKAQHQRLEFLSHRDSLTGLPNRAWFVEQLGQALCQAQVHGEQMAVLLLNLDRFKDVNDSYGHAVGDEVLRHITAQVCMSLRPGDLVGRMAGDEIAVLARNLRHSDGAAAVAQYMIAAASKPWRTPDGIEVVAGVSVGISMFPEHARTAEQLLQGAHSAVYGAKARGRGAHCFFDESMIQAARERLEIEARLRSALAQGHLRLYYQPQVDIATGRIVGAEALLRWLDPEEGVISPARFISVAETSGVIGPLGRWVMQEACSQGQRWRAAGLPGIRLAVNVSPYQFQLTDVAACAAQALEDSGLPPHCLELELTESALAERPEAMRQVLQRLQALGVRIAVDDFGTGYSSLAHLKRFPIDALKIDQGFIRDIPSSADDMAISATIIAMGRSLGLTVLAEGVETPEQLAFLRARGCDSYQGYLCSRPVPAEQFGALLQAQA
- a CDS encoding adenosylcobalamin-dependent ribonucleoside-diphosphate reductase, whose translation is MQRETTDLAPSLSTQPISMDVLKEKYFKDGESDVEDLFRRVARALASVEREDIREAMQARFLDNLRAGAIGAGRIMSAAGTDIQATLINCFVQPVGDCIQGVDDAGYPGIYEALREAAETMRRGGGVGYDFSRIRPRGAMVKGTASMASGPCSYINVFDQSCSTVESAGARRGAQMGVLRIDHPDVLDFITAKRTPGRWNNFNVSVGVPDAFMQAVEQDREWELVHSAAPGAELLKEGARQRADGQWIYRTVRARELWDTIMKSAYDFAEPGILFLDQINTDNNLHYTETIQATNPCGEQPLPPYGCCDLGPIILTRFVRNPFGLHGEASFDFDAFEQAVATQVRALDNVLDVTFWPLPQQQAEAAAKRRIGVGFTGMGNTLAMLCKRYDRQDGRDMAVKIAERMRNAAYRASVELAKEKGAFPKFQADGYLAKGTFASRLPEDIQKQIRKHGIRNSHLLSIAPTGTVSLAFADNASNGIEPPFSWTYTRRKREADGSKSEYVVEDYAWRLYKTLGGDVNQLPAYFVSAMDMAAADHVAMMEAVQPYVDTAISKTVNVPEDYPYDDFKGLYMQAWHSGLKGLATYRPNSILGAVLEVPAAEAKPAKSEPAPEPVQPFDPMRVVIESRPKGGLSAVAEKIEYWTQEGHKRLYLIVSFLPVPDGHGGTVDRAIEFFMPVGQSSESQQWITSSMRLLSLAARGGFLERALSDMRKVAWDRGPVRLGTYQRADGAQVPLWHDSEVAAVAYAVQNILARRAEAPQQQVLPLDEPDMPAGMPPAMAGKKCQECGAHAVIRKDGCDYCTQCGALGSCG
- a CDS encoding type IV pili methyl-accepting chemotaxis transducer N-terminal domain-containing protein, producing the protein MRKKPTLSTKLLAMGTVFLLVALASIGFTLWVTWQLEGGAAAVNEAGRLRMNMLRMILAQQNESPQEFARLKQRFNDGLELLRTGDPARPLFVPWNDETRTQYEHIRSQWLLLQQEWKMSLPQESGAAAVARGDAFVSEIDGFVQAIEVRIMRWTAVLHLFHLFLVALAIGSAVAFMALSYLLVLNPVTRLQQALGRVRQGDLGTRLEVETEDEFGQLAAGFNLMAHALQASHEGLERKVREKTATIEVRNQRLSALYAVSALAGEAGSLEALAQGFVQQIRSVAGCDAAALRWSDEANQRYVLLAADGLPKSLAEEEHCLNTGTCECGQAQERARMRVIPIVPAGRLQLPHCREAGYETVVSIPVQLHQRLLGEVTLFFRTTLDLSEDMRELLSTMARHLASSMEGLRATALEREAAVAEERSLIARELHDSIAQSLAFLKIQTQLLRDAVAKGNTEARDRSMAELDVGVRECYADVRELLVHFRTRTQDEDIEEALRATLSKFEHQTGVAAALSMSGQGLPLAPDVQIQVLHIVQEALSNVRKHAGARHVQLRVQRHPWRFEVQDDGSGFDPQAVPPDSLHVGLGIMRERAQRIGASLRLESRAGGGGTCVTLELPAAGVDERLPDAITTPFIAAA